From a single Phalacrocorax aristotelis chromosome 1, bGulAri2.1, whole genome shotgun sequence genomic region:
- the ARHGAP31 gene encoding rho GTPase-activating protein 31 isoform X2, with amino-acid sequence MTNMHTRNLALVWAPNLLRSKEIEAVGCNGDAAFLEVRVQQLVIEFILNHVDQIFNNNRKASCTENIETASVVKSLTLPSASLPMKLVSLEEAQARSLSASHPARKERRENSLPEIVPVTGSLFHTVVDLPDSKRKLSTKSKKWKSIFNLGRSGSESKSKLSRNGSVFVRAQKLSEKATIRPAKSMDSLCSLPVEGEDEKSRFKRSVTTGGFFVPVMKIRTGGTGSSYDLSKENEWEREGSAMGAKGCSELGGEKGPPRTPQAKSPPEQLKVFRAAEDAEKEQTSPKGGRMFYTSETAAKSGFPSSLFPLEASPRHQRKALNISEPFAVSVPLRVSAVISTNSTPCRVPTKEKLSLSSLEELSSLVAESTSPSAQEAGTHTRTEQVLQQKEKQPGPTLPVEASRGSRPEDPVAARKPETLETPQPAAENQETLCRQNSCTSSTTSPQQSSEQSPTLEQTPASEVHTGLLPADKAEQGQLKTKGVSSEGSCGQQEIETAKTEERSHFRDVTEEDPANALLEPLWPEIHQELKIIEPEEELLLLPAAAPKTGLISESPSSVQTNSSSSDPGQSPTLSEQKSASRTPQIKTQVPLFGATSMERQDGVHNCQSDVLAQQSCASALPKLGTLLTGTAAPKNHHPVVDRGSACLTPPLDWKLHSQSEFNEVASSDEFSSSKGACPESEKQKDSTCQLQREKGGLTRVQAQRKKPEIMTADEGDTFSSKALNGAGIQELKEGNAVSRTHDAGDQDDDDTWTDNVQSLELVEPWEDHQWVTSPLHSPTFKDIQEKMIQEFQPQSQRAETGLSLRPRFSRSLSLDSKDTVMSLWTIPFSFIDATDQQQPCSDILPVTCELPKTQPISPSSLGKAKQDENGTSPPEEPLKPEELRYPLSREEAPVEKEGPSRVPLSKTEEKKVDVSKENAWSSKLELSLPYQKSTGSSSQTKNTKEELSMPQDTALGGETVTKPLCSATESQLSNKGEETPRKVKTRPSSLNLDSFLPAPDFFTFESLSMPSAPGNLLGGQKEVKSSDSVPSLPTACPAASKGVPWGSRFNAHMDLDLDYLAVAHATTGRRNSAPVSVSAVRTSFMIKMCQARAVPVIPPKIQYTQIPQPLQAQNTAPPAEKKEAEAKQAIRQTQQVAWSHLEAPKSPLTEKKAKAEKENSDPAQKDSACPWHSSLSSSLEPSQSSHHPTLDAPVLRRKRTSEGETAGDNPQSSKMERPSGFSKPSYRSRPGRPQSLILFSPPFPIMDHPSSSADSRVLLSPIRSPTQTTSSSPICGDLSETSWTTPEGVTLRNKMTIPKNGQRLETSTSCFYQPQRRSVILDGRSGRQIE; translated from the exons agacTGCATCAGTAGTGAAAAGTCTGacccttccctcagcctccctgCCGATGAAACTGGTGAGCCTGGAAGAAGCACAGGCACGGAGTCTGTCTGCCTCCCACCCTGCtaggaaggagagaagagagaacagCTTGCCTGAAATTGTTCCTGTAACTGGGTCCCTCTTCCACACAGTTGTTGACCTCCCTGACAGCAA GAGAAAATTATCTACCAAGTCCAAGAAATGGAAGTCAATATTTAACTTGGGCCGTTCTGGCTCAGAATCAAAGTCTAAACTGAGTCGAAATGGGAGTGTCTTCGTAAGGGCACAGAAGCTGTCTG aaaaagcaaCTATTCGACCCGCGAAGAGCATGGACTCATTGTGTTCCCTGCCAGTGGAAG GGGAGGATGAAAAAAGCAGATTCAAACGGTCAGTGACTactggagggttttttgttccGGTGATGAAGATACGGACTGGAGGCACAGGCAGCTCATATGACCTCAGCAAGGAGAATgagtgggagagggaaggatcTGCCATGGGGGCCAAAGGGTGCTCAGAGCTGGGTGGGGAGAAAGGTCCTCCCCGGACACCGCAGGCAAAGTCACCCCCTGAGCAGCTGAAGGTCTTCCGGGCAGCAGAGGATGCCGAAAAAGAGCAGACTTCCCCCAAAGGTGGCCGCATGTTCTACACCTCCGAAACAGCTGCCAAGTCAGGCTTCCCAAGCAGCCTCTTCCCCTTGGAGGCCTCCCCTCGTCACCAGAGGAAAGCCCTGAACATCTCAGAGCCCTTTGCTGTCTCTGTCCCCCTCCGGGTATCCGCAGTCATCAGCACCAACAGCACCCCCTGCCGCGTGCCCACCAAGGAGAAGCTTTCCCTCTCCAGCCTCGAGGAGCTGTCTTCCCTGGTGGCCGAGAGCACGAGCCCCTCTGCCCAGGAAGCGGGGACACACACGAGGACAGAGCAGGTGCTCcagcagaaggagaaacagCCAGGACCCACTCTGCCAGTGGAAGCATCCAGAG GCTCTCGCCCTGAGGATCCGGTGGCAGCCAGGAAACCTGAGACCTTAGAAACTCCGCaaccagcagcagaaaatcAGGAGACGTTATGTAGGCAAAACAGCTGCACAAGCAGCACTACCAGCCCGCAGCAGTCCTCAGAGCAGAGTCCCACCTTGGAACAAACACCAGCCTCAGAGGTTCATAcagggctgctccctgcagaCAAGGCAGAGCAAGGACAGCTCAAGACAAAGGGTGTCTCCTCAGAAGgcagctgtggccagcaggagatCGAGACAGCTAAGACAGAAGAAAGGTCACACTTCAGAGATGTG actgAGGAGGACCCTGCGAATGCCCTTCTAGAACCGCTGTGGCCAGAGATACATCAGGAACTGAAAATTATTGAACCTGAAGAGGAGCTCTTGCTcttgccagcagctgcccccaAGACTGGCCTAATTTCTGAATCCCCTTCTTCAGTACAAACAAATAGTTCTTCCTCTGATCCAGGGCAGAGTCCAACACTGTCTGAGCAGAAATCTGCAAGCAGAACACCACAGATAAAAACTCAGGTGCCTTTATTTGGTGCCACCAGCATGGAACGACAAGACGGCGTCCACAACTGCCAGTCTGATGTGCttgcacagcagagctgtgcttcagcCCTACCCAAACTGGGTACTCTTCTGACTGGCACAGCCGCTCCAAAGAACCATCACCCAGTGGTGGATAGAGGGAGTGCATGTCTCACTCCTCCCCTGGACTGGAAGCTTCACAGTCAATCAGAATTTAATGAGGTTGCTTCAAGTGatgaattttcttcttccaaaggagcatgtccagagtcagagaaacaaaaagatagCACTtgccagctgcagagggaaaagggtGGTCTCACCAGAGTCCAGGCTCAGAGGAAGAAGCCTGAGATAATGACTGCTGATGAAGGGGACACATTCTCCTCCAAGGCACTGAATGGAGCTGGAATCCAGGAGCTGAAGGAGGGCAATGCTGTTAGCAGAACCCATGACGCTGGTGACCAGGATGATGATGATACCTGGACAGATAATGTGCAGAGCTTAGAACTTGTGGAGCCGTGGGAGGATCACCAGTGGGTTACAAGCCCACTCCATTCCCCCACCTTTAAGGACATTCAGGAGAAGATGATACAGGAGTTTCAGCCACAgagccagagagcagagacaggCCTTTCTCTTAGACCACGATTCAGTCGCAGCCTCTCCCTGGACAGTAAAGACACAGTGATGAGTCTGTGGACTATCCCATTCTCTTTCATAGATGCCACTGACCAGCAGCAACCATGCAGTGACATTCTGCCAGTGACTTGTGAGCTTCCCAAAACACAACCTATCTCCCCATCTAGTTTGGGCAAAGCTAAGCAAGATGAGAATGGCACAAGTCCTCCAGAAGAACCTTTGAAACCTGAGGAGCTAAGGTACCCCCTCAGCAGGGAGGAAGCACCAGTTGAGAAAGAAGGACCCTCCAGAGTCCCTCTTTCtaagacagaggaaaagaaggtggaTGTGAGCAAAGAAAATGCTTGGAGCTCAAAGCTTGAGCTGTCTTTACCATACCAAAAGAGCACAGGCAGTTCTTCACAGACCAAGAACACAAAGGAGGAGTTATCCATGCCTCAGGACACTGCCCTGGGAGGAGAGACTGTTACCAAACCGTTGTGCTCTGCCACTGAGTCACAGCTGAGTAATAAAGGTGAAGAAACACCTCGCAAAGTGAAGACTAGGCCTTCATCCCTCAACTTGGATtcattccttccagccccagATTTCTTCACATTTGAGAGCCTGTCCATGCCCTCTGCCCCTGGGAACCTCTTGGGTGGGCAGAAGGAAGTAAAAAGCAGTGATTCTGTTCCATCTCTGCCgactgcctgccctgctgccagtAAAGGAGTTCCCTGGGGGTCTCGTTTCAATGCTCACATGGATCTAGACTTGGATTACCTGGCAGTAGCCCATGCCACCACTGGCCGTCGTAACTCTGCTCCTGTCAGCGTGTCAGCGGTCAGGACCTCCTTCATGATTAAGATGTGCCAGGCTAGAGCGGTGCCCGTGATACCACCCAAGATTCAGTACACCCAGATCCCCCAGCCTCTGCAAGCTCAGAACACTGCTCCACCAGCCgagaaaaaggaagcagaagccAAGCAGGCAATCAGGCAGACTCAACAGGTGGCATGGAGCCACCTGGAGGCCCCCAAGAGCCCACTGACAGAGAAGAAAgccaaagcagagaaagaaaacagtgaccCAGCTCAAAAGGACTCAGCCTGTCCTTGGCACAGCAGCCTTAGCTCTTCGCTGGAGCCGTCTCAGTCCAGTCATCACCCCACTCTGGATGCCCCGGTTCTGCGCCGAAAGCGCACCTCTGAGGGGGAGACAGCTGGAGATAACCCGCAGTCCTCAAAGATGGAGAGGCCATCAGGGTTCTCCAAGCCTTCTTATAGATCTAGGCCTGGGAGGCCCCAGAGTCTGATTCTCTTCAGTCCCCCTTTCCCCATTATGGACCATCCCTCCTCTTCAGCAGACTCCAGGGTGTTGTTATCACCCATAAGAAGCCCCACTCAGACCACCTCTTCGAGCCCCATTTGTGGCGATCTCTCTGAAACTTCATGGACAACGCCTGAGGGGGTGACACTGCGGAACAAAATGACCATCCCCAAGAATGGCCAGAGACTGGAGACCTCTACTAGCTGCTTTTACCAGCCCCAGAGGCGCTCTGTGATCCTGGATGGACGAAGTGGGAGGCAGATTGAATAG
- the UPK1B gene encoding uroplakin-1b, whose translation MAKSGDGIHVLQGLLVFGNVVIGMCGVALTAECIFFVSDPHGLYPLLEATENDDIYAAAWIGIFVGFALFALSILGIVGVIKSNRTLLLVYIILMLITYAFEMASCITAVTHRDFLTPNLFLKQMLEMYQKSETVNNNDKWMSEGVTKTWDKLMLQNQCCGVQGPSDWQEYTSAFRIMHSDADFPWPHNCCVMNAQKSPVNLDGCKLGIPGYYNSNGCYDAISGPMNTHAWGVAWFGFAILCWTFCVLLGTMFYWSRTEY comes from the exons ATGGCAAAAAGTGGTGATGGCATACACGTCTTGCAGGGTCTTTTAGTCTTTGGGAATGTGGTCATTGGG ATGTGCGGCGTAGCCCTGACAGCAGAGTGCATCTTCTTTGTGTCTGATCCCCATGGTCTTTACCCTCTACTGGAAGCCACAGAAAATGATGACATCTATGCTGCCGCTTGGATCGGCATCTTTGTTGGCTTTGCACTCTTTGCTCTGTCTATCCTTGGCATTGTTGGAGTCATTAAGTCCAACAGGACCTTGCTGCTGGTG TATATTATTCTGATGCTGATCACTTACGCATTTGAAATGGCTTCTTGCATCACAGCAGTGACTCACCGGGACTTT ctcaCTCCAAATCTCTTCCTAAAGCAAATGCTGGAGATGTATCAGAAGTCAGAGACAGTAAATAACAATGACAAATGGATGTCTGAAGGGGTCACAAAGACATGGGATAAACTCATGCTTCAG AACCAGTGCTGCGGGGTGCAGGGCCCCTCCGACTGGCAGGAGTACACGTCCGCCTTCCGCATCATGCACAGTGACGCTGACTTCCCTTGGCCGCACAACTGCTGTGTCATGAATGCCCAAAAGTCTCCTGTCAACCTCGATGGCTGCAAGCTTGGCATCCCTGGCTACTACAACAGCAAC GGTTGTTATGATGCTATTTCTGGGCCAATGAACACACATGCCTGGGGTGTTgcctggtttggttttgccaTCCTCTGCTGGACT TTCTGCGTCCTCCTTGGTACCATGTTCTACTGGAGCAGAACTGAATACTGA